A region from the Cannabis sativa cultivar Pink pepper isolate KNU-18-1 chromosome 9, ASM2916894v1, whole genome shotgun sequence genome encodes:
- the LOC133030942 gene encoding MFP1 attachment factor 1-like, whose protein sequence is MADEETSAITPPSSNTVSDQDSTMEAPANESLESTTTKKPSSQATFSIWPPSQRTRDAVVNRLIETLSTPSVLSNRYGTTPPEESSYTARIIEEEAFSSAASSASASEDDGIQILQVYSKEVSKRMLDVVKARAAASSSSADGASTARTRGSVDSNVENNEASS, encoded by the coding sequence ATGGCAGACGAAGAGACCTCCGCCATAACCCCTCCGTCTTCAAACACAGTCTCAGATCAAGACTCAACAATGGAGGCTCCGGCGAATGAGTCCCTAGAATCGACCACCACAAAGAAGCCGAGCAGCCAAGCCACATTCAGTATATGGCCACCGAGCCAGCGCACTCGAGACGCCGTGGTGAACCGTCTCATTGAGACCCTTTCCACCCCTTCCGTTCTCTCTAATCGCTACGGTACCACTCCTCCCGAAGAATCCTCCTACACCGCCCGCATCATTGAAGAGGAGGCCTTTTCATCCGCCGCTAGCTCCGCTTCTGCCTCCGAGGATGATGGCATTCAGATTCTCCAGGTTTACTCCAAGGAGGTCAGTAAGCGAATGCTTGATGTCGTCAAAGCTAGGGCTGCCGCCTCCTCCTCCTCTGCTGATGGTGCTTCCACGGCTCGAACCCGGGGTTCCGTTGATTCGAATGTTGAGAATAACGAGGCATCTTCTTGA